In a genomic window of Cytobacillus sp. FSL H8-0458:
- a CDS encoding MFS transporter translates to MKKQPLWTKDFLSISVTSFFLFMGFYVLLTTLPLYILDDLKGDETQVGLIISVFLIAAVISRPFTGKWIDEVGRRKILLASLIVFAVSSLLYFWADTLPALLALRFLHGAGFGMATTATGAIVADIVPNERRGEGLGYYAMFMNLAMVIGPFAGLTIVQYASFTWIFALCTVLSFIAIVLGAFVKIPQTAESSVKHPKFTLSSLFEKNAVPVAISAGILAFAYSGILSFISVYAKELDLLEAASFFFVVYAAFIIMSRPFTGRWFDMYGENKVIYPAIILFAAGLFLLSQANSTFVFLLSGAVIGLGYGTIVPSLQTVAIKQADPAKRGLATSTFFTLFDTGIGLGSYVLGILAVKTGFASLYFMLAGVALFGLLIYYLLHGKKTEPKTIHSEADLPL, encoded by the coding sequence ATGAAGAAACAGCCATTATGGACGAAGGATTTTTTGAGTATTTCGGTTACGAGTTTTTTCTTGTTTATGGGGTTTTATGTGTTGCTCACAACGCTTCCCCTTTATATTTTGGATGATTTGAAAGGGGACGAAACACAGGTTGGCCTGATTATTTCGGTCTTTTTGATTGCTGCCGTGATCAGCAGGCCGTTTACAGGGAAATGGATTGACGAGGTTGGACGGCGGAAGATTCTGCTGGCTTCCCTGATTGTGTTTGCTGTCTCATCTCTTCTTTATTTTTGGGCTGACACTTTGCCGGCTCTTTTGGCATTAAGATTCCTGCACGGTGCAGGCTTTGGTATGGCTACCACAGCGACTGGAGCGATTGTTGCTGATATTGTGCCGAATGAGCGCAGAGGCGAAGGGCTTGGCTATTACGCCATGTTCATGAATCTGGCTATGGTCATCGGCCCGTTTGCCGGATTGACGATTGTTCAATACGCAAGCTTTACATGGATTTTTGCGTTATGCACAGTTTTATCATTTATTGCTATAGTGCTGGGTGCTTTTGTAAAAATACCGCAAACAGCAGAAAGCTCTGTGAAGCATCCCAAATTCACACTTTCAAGCTTATTCGAAAAGAATGCCGTTCCTGTGGCGATTTCAGCAGGCATCCTTGCTTTCGCGTACTCAGGAATTCTTTCCTTTATTTCGGTTTATGCGAAAGAGCTGGATTTGCTTGAAGCTGCGAGCTTCTTCTTCGTTGTATATGCGGCGTTCATCATTATGTCCCGCCCATTTACAGGCCGCTGGTTTGATATGTACGGAGAAAATAAAGTGATCTATCCAGCGATTATTCTGTTTGCGGCAGGATTGTTTTTGCTCAGCCAGGCCAACAGCACCTTTGTGTTTCTGCTGTCAGGTGCAGTAATCGGACTGGGGTATGGCACGATTGTTCCGAGTCTTCAAACCGTTGCCATCAAGCAGGCCGATCCAGCGAAACGCGGGCTTGCTACCTCAACCTTTTTCACCCTCTTTGATACAGGGATCGGTTTAGGATCCTATGTTCTCGGAATACTCGCGGTCAAAACAGGCTTCGCTTCACTGTATTTTATGCTTGCCGGAGTCGCACTTTTTGGCCTGCTCATATACTACCTGCTTCATGGAAAAAAGACAGAACCAAAAACCATTCATTCAGAAGCAGATCTT
- a CDS encoding carbohydrate kinase, whose translation MNDKEILILQLIKEDPFIAQNELAEKTGLSRSAVAGYISSLTKQGKILGRAYILPQKKEVLCVGGANVDRKIQSTGQLQYGTSNPAESSQSCGGVARNIAENLGRLGCDVGLMTVVGDDPEGEWLLEYTKAFADVTPSQSLAGSTTGTYTAVLDLEGEMAVALADMSIYESVNREFVEKKWGYLASSEMVILDTNFPPKVLEQIIKRCYEENIPLCITPVSAPKIKNLPEDLKGVTWLIANKNEAEALTGTEISNEGDFFKAAQEIMKKGVEKVVISRGDKGLIYFTNTGEAGVQLPPKVKIADVTGAGDSLVSGIIFAHLKGLNTEDACKIGMSCSMLALQSLETVNPNLNNTRLQETFKQYFD comes from the coding sequence ATGAATGATAAAGAAATATTGATTTTGCAGCTGATTAAAGAGGATCCATTTATTGCTCAAAACGAGCTGGCTGAAAAAACGGGACTTTCCAGGTCAGCTGTTGCCGGCTATATCTCTTCACTGACCAAGCAGGGGAAAATTCTCGGCAGAGCCTATATTCTGCCGCAAAAGAAAGAAGTGCTTTGTGTGGGAGGGGCTAACGTCGACAGAAAAATCCAGTCAACAGGGCAGCTCCAATACGGAACGTCGAACCCTGCAGAAAGCTCCCAATCCTGTGGCGGAGTGGCCCGCAACATTGCTGAAAACCTTGGCAGGCTGGGCTGTGATGTGGGTTTGATGACAGTAGTGGGAGATGATCCGGAAGGCGAATGGCTTCTTGAATATACGAAAGCTTTTGCGGATGTCACTCCTTCACAGTCGCTGGCAGGTTCCACTACTGGTACTTATACAGCAGTGCTTGACCTTGAAGGTGAAATGGCTGTGGCTTTAGCTGATATGTCCATTTATGAAAGCGTTAACAGAGAGTTTGTCGAGAAAAAGTGGGGTTACCTGGCATCATCCGAAATGGTGATTCTCGATACAAACTTCCCTCCCAAGGTTCTGGAACAGATTATAAAAAGGTGTTATGAAGAGAACATTCCGCTTTGCATTACACCTGTTTCAGCACCAAAAATAAAAAATCTGCCGGAAGATCTGAAAGGTGTTACCTGGCTGATTGCAAACAAAAATGAAGCAGAAGCACTAACGGGGACAGAGATCAGCAATGAAGGAGACTTCTTTAAGGCGGCACAGGAGATTATGAAAAAAGGTGTTGAAAAAGTCGTCATCAGCCGGGGAGATAAAGGGCTGATCTACTTTACAAACACGGGTGAAGCAGGTGTGCAGCTTCCTCCGAAGGTGAAAATTGCCGATGTGACAGGTGCAGGAGATTCGCTTGTATCAGGAATTATTTTTGCACATTTAAAAGGCCTGAACACAGAGGATGCATGCAAAATCGGCATGTCCTGCTCGATGCTTGCCCTGCAGTCCCTTGAAACTGTTAATCCGAACCTAAACAACACACGCTTGCAGGAAACATTCAAACAATATTTCGACTAA
- a CDS encoding alanine/glycine:cation symporter family protein has product MDKLLEVVGDISGWLWGYPIILLLAGTGLYLTFLLGFFQFRYPVYIFKQTFGSVFKKPKGKGTVTPLQALTSALASTIGAANIVGVPAAIMFGGPGAVFWMWVIALIGMSIKFSESVLAIKYREKNEDGEYVGGPMYYMTKGLNMKWLGVIFAFALMVELIPSIMVQGNAVASAVGETFKIDGLYTGIAVALLVSLVVFGGIQRIGKVTEIFVPFMALIYVGAALVVLFMNLGKLPEVLELIFTYAFQPMSAIGGFAGAAIGEIIRWGFARGLYSNEAGLGTAPIAHAAATTDHPVRQGFWAIVGIVVDTLIVCTATAFVVLSSGVWTREGAMKDPSALTAAAFTEYFGSFGGILVAVSLVFFVISTIIVVVFYGSKMAEFLFGSFAGKAIKVVYIAAIVLGSVGAAKTIWQFLDLALAMILIPNIVAVLLLSKEVKQLKNEFFTSEKYYLKDIKKEDNAA; this is encoded by the coding sequence TTGGATAAGTTATTAGAAGTCGTAGGAGATATTTCAGGATGGCTGTGGGGATATCCCATCATCCTATTATTAGCCGGAACAGGGCTGTATTTAACCTTTTTGCTTGGTTTCTTCCAGTTCCGCTATCCGGTATATATTTTTAAGCAGACATTCGGAAGTGTTTTTAAAAAGCCGAAGGGCAAAGGAACCGTTACACCGCTGCAGGCACTTACATCAGCACTGGCTTCCACCATTGGAGCCGCGAATATTGTAGGTGTACCGGCAGCCATCATGTTTGGCGGCCCTGGAGCAGTCTTTTGGATGTGGGTCATTGCGCTGATAGGAATGTCCATTAAGTTCTCGGAAAGTGTATTGGCCATTAAGTACAGAGAGAAAAATGAAGATGGAGAATATGTGGGCGGCCCTATGTATTACATGACAAAAGGGCTAAACATGAAGTGGCTTGGTGTCATCTTTGCCTTCGCGCTGATGGTTGAACTGATCCCAAGCATCATGGTTCAGGGAAATGCCGTAGCATCTGCGGTTGGCGAGACTTTTAAGATTGATGGCCTTTATACAGGCATCGCTGTAGCCTTACTGGTTTCATTGGTTGTTTTTGGAGGAATTCAGAGAATCGGCAAAGTTACTGAAATCTTCGTTCCGTTCATGGCTCTTATCTATGTAGGAGCGGCTTTAGTGGTATTGTTCATGAATTTGGGCAAGCTTCCTGAAGTGTTGGAATTAATCTTCACTTATGCGTTTCAGCCAATGTCAGCAATAGGCGGATTTGCCGGTGCGGCAATTGGCGAAATCATTCGCTGGGGATTTGCAAGAGGATTATATTCCAATGAGGCAGGACTTGGAACCGCTCCGATTGCTCATGCGGCTGCCACGACTGACCATCCGGTACGCCAGGGCTTTTGGGCGATTGTCGGTATTGTTGTGGATACGCTGATTGTGTGTACCGCCACTGCATTTGTGGTGCTTTCATCAGGTGTGTGGACAAGGGAAGGAGCAATGAAGGATCCTTCAGCCCTGACGGCAGCGGCATTTACAGAGTATTTTGGTTCCTTCGGAGGTATTCTTGTAGCTGTATCACTCGTATTCTTTGTCATTTCAACGATCATTGTCGTAGTCTTTTATGGATCCAAGATGGCAGAGTTCCTATTTGGCTCTTTCGCCGGAAAAGCCATCAAAGTCGTTTACATTGCTGCGATTGTTCTTGGTTCAGTGGGAGCGGCGAAAACGATCTGGCAATTCCTTGATCTGGCTCTTGCCATGATTTTGATACCGAACATCGTGGCTGTCCTCCTTCTAAGCAAAGAGGTTAAACAGCTGAAAAACGAGTTCTTTACTTCGGAAAAATATTATTTAAAGGATATTAAAAAAGAAGATAACGCTGCATAA
- a CDS encoding MarR family winged helix-turn-helix transcriptional regulator, giving the protein MDPNQSEFFHSINQFTRHFSKVLNESLVPLGLYAAQWTIIYRLKTGGPSTQKEISSYLGVEAPTMTRTLARLEKSGWIARTAGKDKREKLISLTDAAILEYDNWLTAVRSSESNVLQNITEEEISTMIRLMAKMRENMVPGT; this is encoded by the coding sequence ATGGACCCTAATCAAAGTGAATTTTTTCATTCCATAAACCAATTTACACGCCATTTTTCCAAAGTACTTAATGAAAGTCTGGTGCCGCTTGGGTTATATGCGGCTCAATGGACGATTATTTACCGTCTTAAAACCGGAGGACCAAGCACTCAAAAAGAGATTTCCTCTTATTTGGGAGTTGAAGCTCCGACCATGACCAGGACATTGGCCCGTCTTGAAAAGTCGGGCTGGATCGCCAGAACGGCAGGAAAGGACAAACGTGAAAAACTGATTTCACTGACAGATGCAGCGATTCTGGAATATGACAATTGGCTTACCGCGGTAAGATCAAGCGAAAGCAATGTCCTGCAGAATATTACGGAAGAAGAAATCAGCACGATGATCAGACTTATGGCAAAAATGAGAGAAAATATGGTACCAGGCACCTAG